CCATCTGTACCGATAGTATTCGGTTTTTCGCATACATCGAGCCCACGCAACCATATGACGCGTTTCTCCGGCCTTAAGGCTCCTGCTCCTCCGTGAAGTCACGCAGCTGTGAGTAGATTCCGATGATCTCCGGCATCGGCATGCGGACCAGGCCGCTGGAGGATGGGGCGACGAACTCCCGGACGCCATCCACCACCGGAGCAATGCCTTCCTGGAAGCCCCAGGCGGCTGTAGTTCTGCGGCTGAATTCTGTGTACACGCCCTTGCCGACAAAGCAGGCAATCTCCGGGCGGTATTCCTCCAGCTTGGCCCGCAGGAGCTCACGGCCCTTGGCGTACTCCTCCCGGGTGATATCTTCAGCGCCTACGGTGGGGCGGGCGACGATGTTGGTGAAGCCGTACCCCAGCTTCAGCAGCTCCCCGTCCTCGAAAGCTTCATATAACCGCGGCGTCAGCCCGGACTTATGCAGTATGCGCCAGAAGTTATTACGCGGATTGGCATAATGATGACCCAGTTCTCCGGAGCGGATGCTGGGATTGAACCCGATGAAGACAATCTGGAGTCCATGATCCAGATGATCCCGTACCTCTTCCATGTTTGTTCCTCCTAACACTGGCCGCATTATTTTGCAGACCCTAATCTAATATACCCATGCTTTGGACTCAGGTACACCTGAAGCAGAAGCAGAGAAGATAGCACTACACTGGCACTGGCACTAGCAATGACACAGACACTGGCTCTGACTTCCCGCTTCAACATAAAAATCCCCCCGCACAGGATATGCATCCGTTAACGGGAGGAACAGACTGTCTAGTTACTGCAATAGATTAAACTGACTAAGGAAGAAGAGCCTTCAGCGCCGGAGACATCTCCTGCTCATCCAGCGAAATATAACTAGATGAATCATTCTTATATACTATCTTCACCGCATATGCTCCCTCTCTGCGGTTGTAATTGCGGCGATGCTCCAGAATATCGTTAATGAGCGTCTTGTCTGTGACCATTACCGCCCGTTTCTCGCTGCGTGCTAACTCCAAACGGGTCTCGGGATCATACATCCGCCCAGGTGGCAGCTTACTGTGATTCATATCTATGAACATCTCGGCGGACCGTACGTCCGCTGCGGTAATCCGCACTTTATCCGCATATCCCTTCTGTTCCAGCCAAGCCCCCAATTCATGATAGGACGGGTACCATTCATAAGAGAAATGGGCCTGATTACCGTCCTGATCCGGTTTCTGAAGAACGCGGATGGAAGCGCGTGACCGCTGATCCGAGACCCGATCTTCGTAAGACATGTTCAGCACTTCACGGGTTAGAATGTCCTTGAACTCCTTCACCTCCTGCGGATCGGAAATACTGAAGGCCTTGTTCAGATTGCTTACCCGGATACTCTCTGCGTTCTTGTTCATCTGGGAGATCTGGTATCGCACACGTTTGTAGTCCACATGTCCCATGACTGCCTTAAGCTCCGGCTCGAAGCCCACTGAGGGAACCAGATAGGTCCGCTTCAGCGTTCCTCCGTTCTTCAGCTGGTATAACAGCGTGAAGCGGTAGCGAGAGGGATATCCATAATCCCACATGGTATTGCTCTGTCCCGGCTTCGCCGTTACGACAGCATGATGCAGTGCGGTTACAGCTTCAATATACTTCGGGTCCTTGGAATAGATCTCAGCCTCCTCCGCAGGTGCAGTGTTCTTAGCGCCGTACGGGCGTTGCGTCAGTTCATCATAATTGCCTCCGGCGAATACCGCATTCACCTTCTCGTTCGCTGGAACCCGGGTCTCATATCCGGTCAAGCCGGATACAGGAACATAGAGCAGCAAGCCAAGCAGGATACTGTATACTGCCAATTCAAGCGGCAGCTTGCGGTTCAGGATATGCCAGGTTTTGCGGAGAACCATCTCTACGAGAATATAACCGATGACCCCTCCGGCGGCGACACTGCCGATGATCCAGCCGGTTCCCTGCTTGATACTGCCGAAGTAGCTGAGCGCAAGCAGCATGCTGCAGAGCATCACCCCGGCTTTGAACAGCGGATTGAAATAGGTGAAGGCCATCGCATGGCTTGCCTTCTCACTGTGGCGCTTACGGTACAGCACGAAGGACAGCGTTAAAAAGGCTGCGGACAGGAGAGCATAGACCGACAGCTCTGTATGGCTAAAAGGCTTGTAGGACATATCTACAACCCGCAGCATCGGCGCCCAATCCGTCGTATCTGTCCGTGAACCCATTCCACCCGGGTATCCATACAAATACCTGCTCAGATGCATGCCGATAAATTGCAGGATTGCGGCCGGAAGGACTAACAGAATGATGGTCACCACTCCCTGCAGAATGGTCTGTCCCACACATATTCCCACAAACACAGTGAAGGCAAACAAGAACAGGGTCAGCACAGTAAGGGTCAGGCACCACTGCCAGACCTCCGCTCCCTGATAGATATACATATTGCCCTCCAGCGGGCGGACCAGCACCGTAACCACACTTGTAATCCAGATGGGCGGCAACAGCAGAAGCAGACCGCTCAGGGTATAGGAAGACAGCAGATACGAGCGGCGCAGCGGGAGGCTGTGCATCAGATCGGAGGAGCCTTTGGACTGCAGATAACGGGACAGGAACAATCCGGTGGTGATCGGAAAAACCAGGAGAAACGGTGCAATATCAGCACCAAGATTGAACAGATTGTCTATTTCACTCGGCTCCGCTAACGGATCGCCGTTCATGAATATCTGCAGCGGAAGCTGAAACAATAGCGCCAGCGTATACAAAATTCCAATCCAGCCATACTGGCGCAGGTTCTGGCGGATAATGCTGCTGTTACAGAATAATCGGCTGCGCGTCATAACCGGCCCCCCCCATTTCATAGATAAAGATTTCCTCCAGCGTCAGCGGAAGCAGGTCATACACATACGGGTCATAGACATGAAAAGCCTGGCTGATCCGCTCCCGCTCTCCTTTTACAATGTACAGGCTGACGCTTCCCCGCTGCTCCTGATGAAGAATCTGCAGCTTTGATTCCAGCGCCGCCGCGTGACGTACGTCACGGAAAGCAACCTGAATCTTGTGCGTGTCGGCCTTCAGATCATCCAGATCCTTCTCCACGAGCATCCGGCCCTCATGCATAATGCCGACATGGTCGCACAGATCCTCAATCTCGCGCAGATTATGCGAGGAGATCAGCACGGTAAGCTCGCGCTCGGCGACTTCCTGGAACAGCAGATTCTTGATCTGGCGGCGCATCACCGGGTCCAGTCCATCGATCGGCTCGTCCATAATCAGCGCATCCGGCATGCAGCTAAGCGCCAGCAGGAAGGCGGCCTGCCGCTGCATCCCTTTGGAGAAGCGGCTGAGTCTGCGCCGGGGATCGAGCCGGAACACTGCAATCAGCTCCTCGTACCTCTTTTGGCTCCACTGTGTATAGATCGAGCGGTAGAATTCCGCCATACTCTTCATCGTGGCCTGCGGGAAGAAGTATGGGCTATCCGGCATGAAGAACAAGCTGCGCTTCACCTCCGGTGATTCATAGACAGGCTGCCCGCCCACCTTCACACTCCCTGTATCCGGGCGATAGATGCCCGCAAGCATCTTCAGGAGCGTGGTTTTACCTGCCCCGTTAGATCCCAGCAATCCGTAGATGGCCCCTTTGGGTACCGTCAGCGAGAGGCCGTTCACAGCCTGTTCCTCCTGAAAAATCTTGCTCACTCCGCGTATCTCAATCATGGCTGCTCTCCTCTCTTCTAATATCCAGCGCCTGGCGGTACAGGGAACTGATCTCCGTCTCCGTGAACCCGAGGTAGACTGCTTCTGCCATCAGCCGCAGCAGCGCTTCCTTCAGCTCTGCCCGTTTGCTCTCACTTTGGCCCTGCTGCAGCGCGGCTACGAAGTTCCCCTTGCCCTGCAGCGAATAGATATAACCCTCGCGCTCCAGCTCCCTGTAGGCCTTCTGGATCGTATTGGGATTCACGGTAAGCTGCGAGGATAACGCCCGCACCGAAGGCAGCTGTTCATCCGCCCGCAGAATACCATGCATAATCAACTCCTTCACCTTGTCGGTCAGCTGTTCATAGATCGGCTTGCGGCTGCGTACATCCAACTCGAACATGACAGTCCTCCCTTCTTCGGATCTGTGATCCGGCTGTTTAAGTGTATTAACTGTACTACTATTATTAATACAGTTGAGCATTAATGTCAATCATTAACTTTTAGCCGATCTATTCTCAGCATGTCACGCAAATAACCCCCGCCTGCCTGTTGGACAGATGGAGGTTATGATTCCTTAGCGGGATTGTTCTATTGAACATGAACACTGCTGCTCCGCCGCTGTCTGCATTCATCGCTGAACAGGGCAGCGCCGATACCCGGGAGCAGCAGGTAGCCTGCGAACTTATAGGTCTGACTGAACGCATCCACAGCCGCCTGCTGCTGTCTTATTACCCCGGCCCCCGCCTCTGTGCCTGCGGAATTCGCCGCGCTCAGCTCCCGGGTTGTATTGTGCTGGAGCACAGTGACGATGATGGCCACACCGAGCACACTTCCCAGCGCCTTCGCCATATTCGTCACCCCCGAGGCGATGCCGACCTTGTCTTCAGGAACAACCCGGATCGCCGATGACATCACAGGCGGCATCGAGAGTCCCACGCCGAAGCCGGTCGCCGCAAGCCGGAGCATCACCGCACCCAGCGTAGAATCGGCCTCAAGTCCGCTCATGGAATAGGTTGCACCGCCAACCAGCACCATTCCCGCTGCGGCGAACAGACTGCTGCCGTATTTCGCAGAGAGCGGTCCGGATACAGCCGAGCTGGCGATGGAGCCTAAGGCCATAGTTGAGAGGACCAGCCCTGCCTTCAGCTCCGATACCCCCATCACCCGGGTCAGATAAAAGGAGGTCAGCAGCGAAATATTCATCAGCGCCGCCCCCAGCACGATCATTGATACCGAGGTACTGTTGAAGGCTCTGATCTTCAGCAGGGATAGGGGCAGCATCGGCTCCTTCCCCTTAGACTGCGTAAGAAAAAAGAACACCACAAACAACACCCCCGCAACCATCAATCCCAGGAACGGGCGCGAGCTCCAGCCGTAGTCCTGCACTTTTATCAAGGCATATGTAATGCAGAACATCCCTCCTGTAATCCCCAGCATTCCGCCATAGTCTATGGACCTTCCTGCTGAATCATCCCGTGACTCCTGAATGAACATAGCGGTCAGCCCTATACTCAACAGCCCAAGCGGTACGTTCACAAAAAAAATCCACTCCCAGCTCAGCTTCTGTGTCAGTATTCCGCCAAGCGCCGGACCGCTTGCCGCAGCCACTCCCGAGACGGCCCCCCATATGCCTATAATCAATCCGTGCATTTCTTTGGGAAAGGTGGTGGTGCTTAGCGGAATGGTAACCGGCACAATAATGGCTCCCGCCAAGCCTTGAATGACCCTGAACAGAATCAGCATGCCTAGGGAAGTGGAGAGTCCGGCCAGCAGAGAGCTCAGTGTGAACATCCCCACGCCAATGAGAAATACCTTCTTCCGTCCGAACTGATCGGCCAGACGCGAGGCAGTCAGGATAAACACGGCAAATGCCAGGTTATAGCCGTTCATCACCCAGGATACCTGCGACACACTCCCCCCGAACTGGCGGGTCATCTCCGGCAGGGCAATATTAATAATGGTCGTATCCAGCAGCGCCATGAAAAATCCCAGCACAATCGCCGTAAAGGATAAAGCTCTGCGCATTCCAATCCCCATTTTGTTCATCTCCCGAAATATGAAATATAGTTCATATTCAGATTATATGAACCCAAGTTCATATTTGTCAATCAGAAAATGAACTAGGGTTCACCTTTTATTGACAGCGTAAAACCGCTCCACTACAATTTGTACTATGAGGGGGACCTTACGATATGGGTGAAACAGAGGACAAGATTAGAACTCCGCAGCAGGAGCGCAGTATACGAACGAAGGAAGCCATTATCCGGGCCGCGATGCAGCTGTTCTCGGACAAGGGCTTCTATCAGACGAACACAAAGGAGATTGCAGCAGCAGCCGGGGTCTCGACCGGGAGCTTCTACTCCTATTTTGTGGATAAAAGGGCCGTATTCATTGAAGTGCTCCACAAATACGGGGATGAGCTGATGGCCGAGGTCGAGCGGTCGATGGCAGAGATTAATTTCAATACGATCGAACGTACGGAGCTGATCCTGCATCTGATAGACACGCTTCTGCTCTCGCATAAAGCTTTTATCGGGTATCACAAGGATCTTAACATTATGTATCACAGTGATGAAGCCATCAAGCAGTTGATGGATGCCCAGTACGAGTCCGGCCGGCTCAAGACGCTGTCCTATCTTCAGATGGGGCAGGATGAACTGAAGACTGCGGATATGGAGGCAGCTTCGATCATTGTGTTTGAGTCCGTGAGTGCTATTGTTGACTTCATTTCCTTCTCGCCGCAGCGGATCGCTGTGGACCGGCTGAAGTCAGAGCTGGTTCATATGCTGGTGCAATATCTGTACAAGTAACAGCAGTGTTTTCTCTATAGATTCCCGCAAAAAAAAGAGCAAGCCCGCAGGGTACCCCGCAGCTTGCTCTCCTCTATTGACCCTTACGGATCAGCGTTTATCCTTCCAGAAATTGAGCGGCTCCATATCCTTCGTAATGAGCTTGAAGGTATAGCCTTCCTTCTTCAGCTTCTCCAGAATACGCGGCAGCACCTTGAGTGTAGCCTTCTGGTCATGCATCAGAATTACCGGGTTGGTCTTGGACGCCTTCAGCTTATTTACCTGATCCATCACGGTGTTATAGATTCTGTCGCTGTTTTGCTTGTATTTCCAGTCATAGGAATCCACGTTCCAGTCCCAGAGATGATATCCCTGCGTCAGAACTTTATCACGGAAGGACTTGGTGAAATAAGGCTTGCTTCCGTATGGCGTACGGATCAGTGTGGTGCTTACTCCCGTCAGCTTCTTCAAAGTTGCATTGGCCCCCGACATCTCGGCAAGCGCCGCTGCAGGAGAGGCATAGAACTTCTCCTTACGGTGGGTCACGCCATGCAGCGCTAAGCCATAACCTTCCTTCGCAATCCGCTTCACCTGGGCGGGATGCTCATTCATGTTGTTCCCCAGCATGAAGAAGGTCGCCTGTACGTCATATTTACGCAGGATATCCAGCAGCTCGCCAGTCGTTGCCGACGGGCCGTCGTCGAAGGTCAGGTATACGGTCCGGCCCGGCTTGCCCGTCTCAGTGGGTGTAACCGGAGTAGCAGGAGTCGTTGGAGCCACTGGAGCCTTCGGCTTCAAGTCGGCAGCATATTTATCGGTAAACGCTGCATCGGTAAGCTGCGCCGAGCCGTCCTTCACACGAAGTAAATATTTATCTCCCGCATAGGAAATGCTATACCCGAGGTACCCGCTGACCTTCAGCGGAGCCATGAGCTTGCCGTCCTGTACAAAAGTGCTCATAGGCACGGTCGTGCCGTCCTTCAGCACCGCACCCCCGTCCTTGCTTAGCAAGGTAAGCGAACCAGTCCCGCCGGCTACGTGAATCCCTTCCGTCAGGCCGGTAAGGGTCCATTTCAGTTCATCCGCAAGCGCACGCAGCGGTACATAATAAGTGCCTTTAACGGATACAGCTTCAACCTTACTTAATTTATCGTTGACTCCGAGTTTAAGAATAGTGCTATCACCTTTAGCGTTAGCCGGGACCTGCACAAGCCCCATAATTAGGAATAAAGACATGAATAAGAGCAGAATTTTCTTGATGCGC
The sequence above is a segment of the Paenibacillus sp. FSL R7-0204 genome. Coding sequences within it:
- a CDS encoding mismatch-specific DNA-glycosylase; its protein translation is MEEVRDHLDHGLQIVFIGFNPSIRSGELGHHYANPRNNFWRILHKSGLTPRLYEAFEDGELLKLGYGFTNIVARPTVGAEDITREEYAKGRELLRAKLEEYRPEIACFVGKGVYTEFSRRTTAAWGFQEGIAPVVDGVREFVAPSSSGLVRMPMPEIIGIYSQLRDFTEEQEP
- a CDS encoding ABC transporter ATP-binding protein, which translates into the protein MIEIRGVSKIFQEEQAVNGLSLTVPKGAIYGLLGSNGAGKTTLLKMLAGIYRPDTGSVKVGGQPVYESPEVKRSLFFMPDSPYFFPQATMKSMAEFYRSIYTQWSQKRYEELIAVFRLDPRRRLSRFSKGMQRQAAFLLALSCMPDALIMDEPIDGLDPVMRRQIKNLLFQEVAERELTVLISSHNLREIEDLCDHVGIMHEGRMLVEKDLDDLKADTHKIQVAFRDVRHAAALESKLQILHQEQRGSVSLYIVKGERERISQAFHVYDPYVYDLLPLTLEEIFIYEMGGAGYDAQPIIL
- a CDS encoding GntR family transcriptional regulator → MFELDVRSRKPIYEQLTDKVKELIMHGILRADEQLPSVRALSSQLTVNPNTIQKAYRELEREGYIYSLQGKGNFVAALQQGQSESKRAELKEALLRLMAEAVYLGFTETEISSLYRQALDIRREESSHD
- a CDS encoding MFS transporter; translated protein: MGIGMRRALSFTAIVLGFFMALLDTTIINIALPEMTRQFGGSVSQVSWVMNGYNLAFAVFILTASRLADQFGRKKVFLIGVGMFTLSSLLAGLSTSLGMLILFRVIQGLAGAIIVPVTIPLSTTTFPKEMHGLIIGIWGAVSGVAAASGPALGGILTQKLSWEWIFFVNVPLGLLSIGLTAMFIQESRDDSAGRSIDYGGMLGITGGMFCITYALIKVQDYGWSSRPFLGLMVAGVLFVVFFFLTQSKGKEPMLPLSLLKIRAFNSTSVSMIVLGAALMNISLLTSFYLTRVMGVSELKAGLVLSTMALGSIASSAVSGPLSAKYGSSLFAAAGMVLVGGATYSMSGLEADSTLGAVMLRLAATGFGVGLSMPPVMSSAIRVVPEDKVGIASGVTNMAKALGSVLGVAIIVTVLQHNTTRELSAANSAGTEAGAGVIRQQQAAVDAFSQTYKFAGYLLLPGIGAALFSDECRQRRSSSVHVQ
- a CDS encoding TetR/AcrR family transcriptional regulator, which codes for MGETEDKIRTPQQERSIRTKEAIIRAAMQLFSDKGFYQTNTKEIAAAAGVSTGSFYSYFVDKRAVFIEVLHKYGDELMAEVERSMAEINFNTIERTELILHLIDTLLLSHKAFIGYHKDLNIMYHSDEAIKQLMDAQYESGRLKTLSYLQMGQDELKTADMEAASIIVFESVSAIVDFISFSPQRIAVDRLKSELVHMLVQYLYK
- a CDS encoding polysaccharide deacetylase family protein; the encoded protein is MRIKKILLLFMSLFLIMGLVQVPANAKGDSTILKLGVNDKLSKVEAVSVKGTYYVPLRALADELKWTLTGLTEGIHVAGGTGSLTLLSKDGGAVLKDGTTVPMSTFVQDGKLMAPLKVSGYLGYSISYAGDKYLLRVKDGSAQLTDAAFTDKYAADLKPKAPVAPTTPATPVTPTETGKPGRTVYLTFDDGPSATTGELLDILRKYDVQATFFMLGNNMNEHPAQVKRIAKEGYGLALHGVTHRKEKFYASPAAALAEMSGANATLKKLTGVSTTLIRTPYGSKPYFTKSFRDKVLTQGYHLWDWNVDSYDWKYKQNSDRIYNTVMDQVNKLKASKTNPVILMHDQKATLKVLPRILEKLKKEGYTFKLITKDMEPLNFWKDKR